From the Kribbella sp. CA-293567 genome, the window GGCTCCGGTGTGTTCTTGCATCGAGCCCATTCTGCATCGTCGGCCGCTTTCGTTGCCGATGCGAGCCGATTCACAGCAGATTGCCAGCTTGTCCACAGGTGTTTCCGGCGTCAGGTGGGTACACATGACAGAACAAAGCATCTTCTTCGTCCGGAAGGCGGTTGGAGCCGTGCGCGTTCTCGTCCTGGGTGGTGACGGTTACCTGGGGTGGCCGACAGCACTGCATCTGTCCGACAGCGGACACCAGACAGCGGTGCTCGACAACTTCGCCCGCCGCGGTTACGACCGCGAACTGGGGGTCGACAGTCTGGTGCCGATCGAGGATCTCCGGACCAGGGTCGCCGCCTGGCAGGAGGTGTCCGGGCAGCAGCTCACGACGTACGAGGGTGACCTGTGCGACGCCGACTTCGTCTATCGGGTGCTCGAGGAGTTCCGGCCCGAGGCGATCGTGCACTTCGCCGAGCAGCGGGCCGCGCCGTACTCGATGATCGACCGGGCGCACGCGGTCTACACGCAGCAGAACAACGTGATCGGCACGCTCAACCTGATGTACGCCATCGCCGAGCTCGATCCGGACATCCACCTGGTCAAGCTGGGCACGATGGGTGAGTACGGCACGCCCAACATCGACATCGAGGAGGGCTGGCTGGAGATCGAGCACAACGGCCGCAAGGACCGGATGCTCTATCCGAAGAAGCCGGGCTCGTTCTACCACCTGAGCAAGGTGCACGACTCGCACAACCTCGAGTTCGGCTGCCGGGTCTGGGGGCTGCGCGTCACCGACCTGAATCAGGGCGTCGTCTACGGCCAGCAGACGCCGCAGACGATCCGGGATCCGCGGTTGGCGACCCGCTTCGACTACGACGCGGTCTTCGGCACCGTGCTCAACCGCTTCGTCATCCAGGCCGTGCTCGGTGAGCCACTGACCGTCTACGGGACCGGGGGGCAGACCCGCGGTCTGCTGGACATCCGCGACACGATCGAGTGCGTCCGGCTCGCGGTCGAGAACCCGGCCGACGTCGGCGAGTTCCGCGTCTTCAACCAGATGACGGAGAGCTACTCGGTCAGCGAGATCGCCGAGAAGGTCGCCGAGTGCTTCCCTGGCCCGGTCCAGGTCGAGCACCTGGAGAACCCGCGGGTCGAGCAGCCCGAGCACTACTACAACGTCAAGCACACCGGCCTGGTCGGCCTCGGCCTGCAGCCGCACCTGCTCTCGGAGACGCTGATCGAGTCGATGTTCCCGATCGTCGCCGAGTACAAGGACCGGGTGAACCTGGACGCTCTGCTGCCGACCGTCCGCTGGCGGGGCGGTCTCAAGGCCAGGGGCGTCAGCGGGGCCTGATCTCCGGTACTGCGGCGCGGAGCCGGTCACGCCGGCCCTGGTCGGCCTGACCGGCCGGCCAGCACGATCCGCCCACCGGGTCGTGCTACCCGGCGGGCTTCGAGGATCGCCGCCGGGTCAGTCCATCGACACCTTGTCGAAGACGGTGGTGGTGTAGCGGACGTCGACGCCGACCTCGTCGCCGACAGCGGGCGGTGCCACCGCGGACGGCAGGAAGAGCATGCTTGCCTGCATGTGCGGCGGCTCGGCGAACCAGCGCTGTTTGCCCTCTATCGTGAACGGCGAGAGCGCCATCCCGGCGGCGTCCAGGCTGCCCTTGGCCATCGCGATCGCCCGCTGGCGGACGGTGGCCGCGGCGGTCGGGGCCTCCAGGCCGACGCCGTGCGCCGTACCGCCCGAGACCACCAGGATGTGACCGTCGCCGGCCACCCGGCGCTGCCGGTAGCCGACCCGCTCACCGCGACGGACCGAGTGCACGTCGAGAACCGTCGCGCGGACGCTGAACGCGCCGCGGTCACCGAGCCACAGGCCGGTGCCCATCCGGAGCTTCACGTTCTCGCCGACGTCGGCGAGCTTCTGGGCCGGAACGTGCGACACCCACAGCGGTCCGTTGCGGACCGCCCGGGCCGCGCGGCCGAGCTCCTGAGCCTCCCGGATGTTCGCGGACGTGCCGCCCGCGCCCATCGGGAAGTGCAGCGACCAGCCTTCGAACTTGATCCGGTCCAGCGCGTTCAGCAGCATCGTGTGCCGCAGTTCGCGGGCGCCGATTCCGTGCCGCCGCATCGACGTCTGGACCTCGATCAGGACCCGGCTGCCGGCCGGGATCGAGACCAGGTCGGCGAGCCGGCTGACCGTGTGGATGACGTTCTTGCCCTGCGGAATCTCCAGGAACGGGCGCCACGGCGAGAGCACCACGACGTCGTCCTTGAAGTCCGGCGGGACCTCGGTGTAGGTGCCGACCGCGACGGTCCGGGCGCCGAGCGCGCGGGACTCGGCCAGCAGCCGGGTGTTGCCCACGCCGTACCCGTTGCCCTTGGCCACCGGGACGATGTCGGGGTTCCACGTGGAACGTAGATGGTCGCGCCACCGATCGGAATCGATGTGCAGGATCAGGGGCATGTTGTCATCGCCGTCTCATGTAGAGGTCGAATGCGGTGTAGAGCGCCTTGTTCAACGGCAGATCCCACTCACCGACGTACTCGACGGCCTCGCCGCCGGTGCCGACCTTGAACTGGATCAACCCGACGTGCGGGTCGTTCGCGTCCAGGGTGTCGGTGATGCCCCGTAGGTCGTACACGGACGCACCCTCGGCGAGGGCGTCCGACATCATCCGCCATTGGATCGCGTTCGATCCACGGACGTCTCGCTTGGCGGTCGAGCTGGCACCGTAGGAGTACCAGGAGTGACCGCCGACCCGGACCCAGATCGTCGAAGCGACCAGATCGCCCTCGTGATGGGCGTTGTAGACCCGGAAGTCACAGCAGTCGGCCGGCTGGTCGGCCATCGCCTCGTACATCTTGACGAAGTACGGCAGCGGCCGCGGGGTGAAGTGATCCCGCTCGGCGGTCTCGAGGTAGAGGCCGTGGAAGGCCTTCAGGTCCTCGATCGTGCCCTGGGTGACCTCGACGCCCAGCTTGGCCGACTTCTTGATGTTGCGGCGCCACTGCTGGTTCATCCCGGTCAGCAGGTCCTCCGGCGTCTTGCCGGCCAGCGGCACCTGGAACACGAACTGCGGCTGTCCCGCTGCGAAGCCCTCGCCGGTCTTCGGCGCCTTCCAGCCCAGCGCGCGCAGTTGCGCGGACACGGTCGCGCCGGACGGCTCGATCACGTCCGGGCGGACATCGCCGAGCTTGGGCTGCTGCCCGCCGGCGATCGCGTCCTTGATCGTCTTCGCGCTCCAGCGCCGGGTCGGCACGGGCGGTCCCATCCGCAGCCCGAACGCGCCCTGCTCGGCAGTGTGCGCGGCCAGCGGGCGCAGGTAGCGGCCGAGGTCGATCGCGTCCCAGTCGATCACCGGGCCCTCGGGCAGGTAGGCGAGGTAGCGCTTGACCTTCGGCATCTGCCGGTAGAGCACCAGAGCGACGCCGACCAGATCGTTCGGAGCCGCCGGATCGAACCAGCCCAGCGACTCGGCCTTCCACTCGCTCTTCACCGCCGCCCACCCTGGGGTCTGCAGGAAGCTCGCCGAGGGCTGCGCCGCGAGATAGGCAGCGTGCTGCTCGGCGGAGATGGTCCGGATGCTCAAGTCACTCACGGTCGGTCAGGTTACCGGCCCGCGGCGCCAGACCGTAGCCGAGCCGGAAACCTGACCGGATGCTGCCTCGCCCGGCTACTGGAGCAGCAGGTCGAGCGAGAGCTCCCAGAGGCGAGTGGCGGCCTCCGGGTCGAGTGCGTGCTGGGCAACTCCGGACACTCCCGGTACGAGGGTCTGCTCGGCCTCGTTGCAGTCTTCGAAGTACCGGCCGGAGACGCCGTCGACCAACGGGGAGCCGGCCAGCAGGACCGAGGTCGCGGCCCCCTGCTCGGTCGACTTCCAGTTGGCGAGCCAGAGTTAACCGGAGGAACCTCCGGTATCCTCAGTTGATCGGAAGATCCTCCGTTTCACAACCCGCCGGTGGGGTCGGCTAGGTTCGTGGTCCACGTCCGCTGCGGCAAAGGAGGCCGGATGGGTACGCCGAACGAGCGGCCGCTGCGCGCGGATGCCCAGCGCAATCGTGACCTGCTGCTCGCGACCGCGGCCAAGGCCTTCACCGAGTGCGGCCCGGACTCGACGCTGGAGAGCATCGCCAAGAACGCCGGCGTCGGGATCGGCACGCTCTACCGGCACTTCCCGACCCGTGAGGCCCTGGTCGAAGCGGTCTACCGTAACGAGCTGGCGACCGTGTGCGCCGCGGCGCCCGAGTTGCTGGCCGCGATGCCGCCGGTGCAGGCGACCCGCGCCTGGATGGATCGCTTCGTCGACTTCATGACCCGCAAGATCGGGATGGCCGACGCGCTCCGGGCGTTGATCGCCGCCGGCGCCGACCCCTACGCCCACAGCTTCGAGTTGCTGGTCGGCGCGATCCAGCCGTTGCTGGAGGCCGCCGCAGCGGCTGATGAGATCCGCTCCGACATCGCCGCCGAAGACGTGCTGATGAGCCTGAGCGGTGTGGTGCTGGCAGCCGGCTCCGACCGCGAGCAGACCGGGCGCCTGCTCGATCTGCTGCTGGACGGTCTGCGCTACCGCGCCTGAAGGGTTGGCCATGCAGAAGGTCGCGTTGGTGACGGGCTCGACGTCCGGGATCGGTGAGGCGACGGTACGGCGGTTCGCTGCTGACGGTTTCCAGGTGGTGGTGCACTCTCGGACCAGCCGGGACGCGGGAGCTGCGCTTGCCGCTGAGCTAGGTGTGATGTCCAGGAAGGTTGTCCCGTGTTGCGGCGGTGAGTCGGTGTGACAGGTGAAGGCCTCCGGTTGTGAAGTGGAGCTGTCTAGTTCACCGCTTCACCACACCGGAGGCCTTCGTGTCCCACGTTAACGCGACTTTGACCCCCCGCACCCGGCTACGGCTCGCGCGTCTGATCGTCGATCAAGGCTGGAGCTGTGCCGCGGCGGCGAAAATGTTCATGGTCGCAGCCAAAACGGCGCGCAAATGGGCCCAGCGGTACCGCGCCGAAGGACCTGCAGGGATGGCTGACCGCAGCTCCCGCCCGCGCCGCAGCCCCTTCAAGACCCCGCCACACCTGGTACGCCGGATCGTGCGGTTGCGGTGGCGCCACCGGCTCGGCCCGGTACAAATCGCCGGCCGCCTCGGCCTGCCCGCCTCCACCGTCCATGCAGTACTGGTGCGCTGCCGAATCAACCGGCTGTCCCGGATCGACCGGGTCACCGGCGAACCCCTGCGCCGCTACGAACACGACTATCCCGGATCGCTGATCCATGTCGATGTCACCAAATTCGCCAACATTCCCGACGGCGGCGGCTGGCGCTACCTGGGCAAACAACAAGGCGACAAAAACCGTGCCGGCACCGCGCTACGGACCGGACGCACCGCCAAAGGCCACCCCAACATCGGTACCGCGTTCGTGCACACCGTCATCGACGACCACTCCCGCCTCGCCTACGCCGAAATCCACACCAACGAGAAAGCCAGCACCGCCACCGCAGTACTCCAACGCGCCGTCGCCTGGTTCACCCACCACGGCGTCACCGTCGAACGCGTCCTGTCCGACAACGGATCCTGCTACCGCTCCCACGCCTGGCACGACACCTGCACAGCACTCGCCATCACCCCGAAACGCACCCGGCCCTACCGGCCACAAACCAACGGCAAAATCGAACGCTTCCACCGCACCCTGGCCGACGGCTGGGCCTACGCCCGGCTCTACAACTCAACCAACCAACGCAACACAGCCCTACCCGGCTGGCTCCACTTCTACAATCACCACCGAGCCCACTCCGCCATCGGAGGCAAACCACCAATCAGCCGACTGACCAACCTCCCTGGACATCACAGCTAGGCGGGATCTACTTGCAGGCTGACCTGTCGCAGGAAGATCAGGCAGCGACGCTGGTCCCGGCTGTGCTGGCGGCCCACGGGCGCCTCGACGTACTGGTGAACAACGCGGGGATCAGCTGGCCGGTGCCGCATGCGGAGCTCGACGGGTTGTCGGCCCCTGACTGGCGCCGGCTGCTCGAGGTCAACCTGATCGCTCCGTGGCTGCTGTGCACGGCGGCGTTGCCCGCGCTCCGCGAGTCGCGGGGTGCCATCGTGAACGTGACCAGCCATGCCGGCGTACGGCCGAAGGGCAGTTCGATCGCGTACGCCGCCAGCAAGGCGGCGCTGAACCACGTCACCAAGCTGCTCGCCGCGGCGCTCGGGCCCGGCGTACGGGTGAATGCGGTGGCGCCCGGGCTGGTGGACACTCCGCTGACGGCCGACTGGACCGAGGCGCAGGAGCTGTGGAAAACCATCAGCCCGATGGGGCGGGCGGCTCGGCCGTCGGAGGTCGCCGACCTGATCGCCACGCTGGCCGTGCACGAGTATCTGACCGGTGAAGTGATCCTGCTCGACGGTGGGCTCAACCTGCGCTGATGACCGGGTGAGCTGGGGGTCGGCGAGTCTGTCGGTGGCGGCTCCTACGATCGGCTGATGTCGTCCGGTGTCGCTCTGAGTCAGGATTTCCGCCGGCTCTGGGCCGCCTATGCGATCAGCGCATTCGGGAGTGGCATCGGGTACGGCGCGCTGCCACTTGTCGCTCTGCTGGTGCTGGACGTGAGCACCTTCCAGGTATCGCTGCTGGCCGCGTTGTCGGCAGTGGTCGGTGCCGTGCTGGCGTTGCCGATGGGCGACTTCATCGAGCAGCGCCGCAAGCGACCGGTGATGGTCGCGGCGGACGTCGTGCGGTTCCTCGCACTGCTGAGTGTGCCGGTCGCGGCAGTGCTCGATCTGCTGACTTATCCACAGCTGTGCATAGTCGGGGTGATCCAGGCCGCCGCGCTGATCGCTTTCACCGCCGCGAGCGGCGCTCATCTCAAGGCGCTCGTTCCGGTCGCCGGGCGAGCCGAGGCGAACAGCCGGTTCGAGTCGACGGCCTGGACGGCGATGAGCGTCGGGCCGCCGATCGGTGGCGGGCTGGTCAGCCTGGTCGGCGCTCCCTTGACCCTGGTCCTAGACGCGGTGTCGTACCTGCTGTCCGCGGTCGGTGTCCGCCGCATCCGCGAGCCGGAGGCAGCGCCGGAACCCCGTCAGGGCAAGCGGGACGTGACGGCGGGCTGGCGCTACATCTGGCGCCACCAAGGGCTGCGTGCGCTGTTCTGGAACTCTCAGCTGTTCGGCGGCCCGGTGATGATGGTGTCGCCGCTGCTGCCCGTGCTGATGCTGCGCGAACTCGACATGGACCCCTGGCAATACGGCCTGGTGGCAGGCGTGCCGTGCCTGGGCGGCGTACTCGGCGCCTGGTTCGCGCCGCGTCTAACCCTGCGACTCGGGCTGCATCGAATGCTGCTGCTCTTCGGCGTACTGCGGACCCCGTGGCTGCTGTTGCTGCCCCTGGCAACCCCCGGTCTGGACGGCTTCGTGCTGCTGATCGTCGCCGAGACCTGCCTGCTGGTCGCCGCGGGAGCCTTCAACCCGTCCTTCGCGACGTACCGGATGAACGTGACCGATGACGGCTTCATGGCCAGGGTGATCACCTCGTGGTCGATCACCTCGCGCTCGGTCCAGCCCGCCTTCATGGCCGCGGGCGGCGTACTGGCGGCACTGACCAGCATCCGCACGGCGATGGTGATCGCCGGCGGTCTGTGCCTGGTGAGCGCCTTCGTGCTGCCGTGGAAGTCGGCTAGATGTGATGTCCAGGAAGGTTGTCCCGTGTTGCGGCGGTGAGTCGGTGTGACAGGTGAAGGCCTCCGGTTGTGAAGTGGAGCTGTCTAGTTCACCGCTTCACCACACCGGAGGCCTTCGTGTCCCACGTTAACGCGACTTTGACCCCCCGCACCCGGCTACGGCTCGCGCGTCTGATCGTCGATCAAGGCTGGAGCTGTGCCGCGGCGGCGAAAATGTTCATGGTCGCAGCCAAAACGGCGCGCAAATGGGCCCAGCGGTACCGCGCCGAAGGACCTGCAGGGATGGCTGACCGCAGCTCCCGCCCGCGCCGCAGCCCCTTCAAGACCCCGCCACACCTGGTACGCCGGATCGTGCGGTTGCGGTGGCGCCACCGGCTCGGCCCGGTACAAATCGCCGGCCGCCTCGGCCTGCCCGCCTCCACCGTCCATGCAGTACTGGTGCGCTGCCGAATCAACCGGCTGTCCCGGATCGACCGGGTCACCGGCGAACCCCTGCGCCGCTACGAACACGACTATCCCGGATCGCTGATCCATGTCGATGTCACCAAATTCGCCAACATTCCCGACGGCGGCGGCTGGCGCTACCTGGGCAAACAACAAGGCGACAAAAACCGTGCCGGCACCGCGCTACGGACCGGACGCACCGCCAAAGGCCACCCCAACATCGGTACCGCGTTCGTGCACACCGTCATCGACGACCACTCCCGCCTCGCCTACGCCGAAATCCACACCAACGAGAAAGCCAGCACCGCCACCGCAGTACTCCAACGCGCCGTCGCCTGGTTCACCCACCACGGCGTCACCGTCGAACGCGTCCTGTCCGACAACGGATCCTGCTACCGCTCCCACGCCTGGCACGACACCTGCACAGCACTCGCCATCACCCCGAAACGCACCCGGCCCTACCGGCCACAAACCAACGGCAAAATCGAACGCTTCCACCGCACCCTGGCCGACGGCTGGGCCTACGCCCGGCTCTACAACTCAACCAACCAACGCAACACAGCCCTACCCGGCTGGCTCCACTTCTACAATCACCACCGAGCCCACTCCGCCATCGGAGGCAAACCACCAATCAGCCGACTGACCAACCTCCCTGGACATCACAGCTAGACCAGTCCCATTGCCTGAGCCAGTCTGACCACCTCGCCCATCACGCCGTCGTTGTCGTCCATCCCGTCGAGGTACTCGATCGCCGCGTCCGGCGGCAGCACCAGCACCTCGGTGACCTGTTCACCGTCCTCCGGGTTGGTCGGCTTGCCGTCCACCACGACGTCGACGACGTAGTTCGCCCAGTACGAGACCGGATGCGGCAGATGCGGCCGGTACGGCGTGGGGCGCCGGTGATCGGCGCGGTGCGCGCCGAGCCAGGTCAGCGGACCGGCGATCCGGGCACCGGCCTCCTCCAGCACCTCGCGCTCGACCAGTCGCTCGATCGTCTCGCCCGGCTCCCTGGTCCCGCCGGGTAGGAAGCGCCAGCCCAGGTCGTTCTGGCAGACGACGATGCCGCCCTCGGTCCGGGCCACGACGTGCGCGTTGCTGATCAGCTCGTCCGGCGGCTGCTCGGTCCCGAACTGGACGTCCAGCTCGCCCCAGGGCCAGTGGGCGGGTGCGTACAGGTCGGGAAGCTGCTCGGCCCAGGTCTGCATCGGCTCATCTTGGTCCACCACCGGTCCACCGCTGTGCACCGGCGGCTTGGCGGTCTGCGATAGCGTCCGGCGCATGGCTGCTGCCGAACCGAGTCCCGAGCGCGCCGAGCGCATCACCACCCGCATTCTCTGGGGTTGTGCCGTGCTGACCGTGTTCGTGGGCGGCTTCCTCGTCGCCGATGTCGTCAAGTCGACCGCCGACTATCGGCCGCTCGCCTGGCTGGGAGTCGCCTTGGCGGCACTCGCCATGATCGCGCTGACCGCTCTGTACGTCGCCTGCGCGCTGGGCCGGGTCACCCTTGGCAAGAAAGTAGGGCCGACGAGCCTCTTCAAGCTGTCGGCCATCTGCCTGGTCGTCGCCGTCGGGGCCGACATCCTGATCCCCGGCCGGGACACCGGCGGGCTGGCGCTGCTGCTGCCGTGGGGCATCACGTACTGGCTCCACAACCTGAACCCGCCCACCGGCCGGGTCACCACCTCGGCCGAGTGACTGCCTGAGCGCTCGACCGGAGCGACTACTTCAGGTGTGACCGGAGGAAGTCGATGTCGGCCTTCTGGCCGTGATCGCCGTTGGGGGTCTCGACGACGACGGGAGCGTCGGCGGCCTTGACCACGGCGACGATCTCGGCCGGGTCGATCTCACCCTCCTCGAAGTTGCTGTGCCGGTCCGCGCCGGAGCCGAACGCGTCCCGGGAGCCGTTGGCGTGCACGAGGTCGATGCGGCCGGTGATCGCGACCACCTTCTCCACCACGGTCGGCAGGTCCTCGCCGGCGGCGTGGAAGTGGCAGGTGTCCAGGCAGAAGCCGACCCGGTCGACGTGCTCGTTGCCGGAGCTCTGCACCGCGTCCCACAGCCGGGCGATCCGCTCCAGCTTGCGAGCCATCGCGTTCTCACCGCCGGCCGTGTTCTCGATCAGCAGCGGGACCGGCAGCTCGGCGCGCTCGATGCACTTGCGCCAGTTGTCGAACCCGGCCTCCGGGTCGTCGTCCTCGCCGACGTGACCGCCGTGCACGATGACGCCCTTGGCGCCGATCTCGGCCGCCTTGTCGAGGGTCTGTTGCAGCAGCTTGCGGCTGGGGATCCGGATCCGGTTGTTCAGGGTCGCCACGTTCAGCCGGTACGGCGCGTGCACGTAGAGGTCGATGCCCTCCGCCTCCGCCCGGACCTTCAGCGCCTCGGCGCCGTCGGCGTACGCCACCTTCGGTGCTTTGTAGTCCTGCGGGTCGCCGAGGAAGAACTGGACCAGGTCGGCCCCCCGGTCGGCGGCCTCGGCCAGCGGGTCGTTCTGCTCGACGTGCGCACCCAGTCTCAAGCTCATGCCGTCACCCTATGGCCGCCCACCGACAGTCCCGCAACCCCTCGCCAGCCCGCGGAGGCACGATCCGGCGTACGACGATGTCGGCGGGCGTCCGTAGCCTTCGGGCATGCCAACAGTCGAGAACTTCCGCGCCCTGTCGCCCGGGCCCGTTTCGGTCGGCAAGGACAACTGGAGCCTGACCGTGCACGACCTCGGCGTACTGCGTGTGCCGAGCGGCCGCCTGGAGGCCAGCGACCCGTTCGTGAACCTCGGCGAAGGGATCGTCGTCGACATCCCGCCGGGTGACTATCCGGTCCGCGTGACGGTTGCCGACGTGTCGGACGAACAGGACGGCAGTCACCTGCGCGAGGCGTACCTGAGCGTCGTACTGGCCGAGGGGGAGGTGACAACCGTGACCGCGGCGGCGAGGGCCGGGGAGGTGCCGGAGGACGGCAAGTACTTCTCGGTTCCGGTGGACGCCGGGACGGTCGGTTTCGCCGATGCCGACGCGGTGGCGAGCGCGATGCCGGCGGGAGACTGGTACGAGGACGTCTACGACAACGGCAGGGACGACAGTTGGTTCGCGCTGATCGACTCCAAGGAGCACTTGATCAAGGGTTGCGCGAACGTGGTGATGCCCGCCGCCACCGCCGGCGAGAACGTCGTACTGGCTCACTCGGGCTGGGGCGACGGGTACTACCCCGTGCTGAGCACGTCGGATTCCGACGGGCGCCTGCTGGCCGTCCACATCGACCTGCTCGTGGTGGCTGAGTTCGAGGACCAGGAGGACGAGGCCGACGAGGTGGCTGGGGCGTCAGCGACCTGACCCGCCGGAACAGGCCTGTGGACAGTGGTCAATAGCAGGTCCGGGCGCTGGTATTCTGTTGGTGTGGGCCCGGTCCTTCGACCGGGCTTACTGCTTGACCCAGCTCGGCGCCGACGGCGATTGTCGGCGGCGGGCACGCATCGCCCTCCTGCCACGGAAAGACCGTGGCCGCCAAAGTCCGAAGGAGGTGGAGTTCGCGCATGCGTCGTTATGAAGTCATGGTGATTCTCGACCCTGAGCTCGAAGAGCGCACCGTTGAGCCGTCGCTCGACACGTACCTGAACATCGTCCGCAAGGAAGGTGGAACGGTAGAGAAGGTCGACATCTGGGGCCGTCGCAAGCTGGCCTACGACGTCAAGAAGAAGGCCGAAGGCATCTACGCCATCATCGACCTGACCGCCACGCCGGCGGTGGTGAAGGAGCTCGACCGTCAGCTCTCGCTGAACGAGTCGATCCTGCGCACCAAGGTCATCCGTCCGGACCAGAAGTAACCCTGGGGCGTCAGGTGGTCTGGCGTCTTCACACCACCCATCGTCCGTAGTACAGGAGGAGCTGACATGGCCGGCGAGCCACCCATCACTCTCATCGGGAACCTGACCGGGGATCCGGAGCTCCGCTTCACGCCGTCAGGCGCCGCGGTCGCGAACTTCACGATCGCCTGTACTCCGCGCAACCTGGACCGGCAGAGCAACGAATGGAAGGACGGGGAAACCCTCTTCATTCAGTGCGCTGTCTGGCGACAGGTCGCCGAGAACGTCGCCGAGTCGCTGACCCGTGGTTCCCGCATCGTCGTTCATGGCCGGCTGAAGGCACGAAGCTATGACGATCGTGACGGCAACAAGCGCACGGTCTTCGAGTGCGATGTCGAGGAAATCGGCGCCAGCATGAAGTACGCGACCCTGAAGATCACCAAGACGTCCCGCTCTGACGGCGGTGGCGGTGGCGGTGGTGGCTTCGGTGGTGGTGGCGGCAACCAGGGCGGCGGCAACCAAGGGGGCGGCTTCGGCGGCAACCAAGGTGGCGGCGCCCCGC encodes:
- a CDS encoding DUF4241 domain-containing protein, with translation MPTVENFRALSPGPVSVGKDNWSLTVHDLGVLRVPSGRLEASDPFVNLGEGIVVDIPPGDYPVRVTVADVSDEQDGSHLREAYLSVVLAEGEVTTVTAAARAGEVPEDGKYFSVPVDAGTVGFADADAVASAMPAGDWYEDVYDNGRDDSWFALIDSKEHLIKGCANVVMPAATAGENVVLAHSGWGDGYYPVLSTSDSDGRLLAVHIDLLVVAEFEDQEDEADEVAGASAT
- the rpsF gene encoding 30S ribosomal protein S6, yielding MRRYEVMVILDPELEERTVEPSLDTYLNIVRKEGGTVEKVDIWGRRKLAYDVKKKAEGIYAIIDLTATPAVVKELDRQLSLNESILRTKVIRPDQK
- a CDS encoding single-stranded DNA-binding protein — translated: MAGEPPITLIGNLTGDPELRFTPSGAAVANFTIACTPRNLDRQSNEWKDGETLFIQCAVWRQVAENVAESLTRGSRIVVHGRLKARSYDDRDGNKRTVFECDVEEIGASMKYATLKITKTSRSDGGGGGGGGFGGGGGNQGGGNQGGGFGGNQGGGAPQNDPWATPAGGGGGGGQSAPANDPWAGQGGGGGSMEEPPF